GCGGTGGACAGACGCATTAGGCTATGCGCTCTGGTTTGCAGTTGGATCAATTATTGGAACGATAGTTCTTAGTGCGGCTGCTGGCTTAGGATTGGCTGGATCAAAATACCTCTTGTTTGTCTGGGGATTTTTACTTATGGCATATGCGACAATAGCATTGTGGCCAACCTCTCCGGAAGATGTCGGCCGGGACCCCAAGACAACCTCAATTCCAAAGAACCCAGACACAACCCGGTTTCAGCGTCTTGTTCGGTTACTACCGCCTCTTAGATGGCTTCCAGTACTGAGTGCACGTGAGCAATACAGTAACGGCGCAAAGCTATTTTTAAGCAGCATACTCGTTCTGTTGAGTTCAATCATAATGGAGATTGGGTTGGGAATTTAGCTAATTCGCGGGCTCTCCTAGCTGGGTAAAGCTTCTTCATTCTGCACATGAATCCATCGAAAGGCGTAACGGGGGCAGAATCGTAATATCTACCAATGAATCCTGATGATAATGCACCCCCATCAGTAGGAAAGGGCTCCCAAACACGGAAGAAAGCATGGCAGCGAACCATAGCAGAACAACAGGAACTGATAAACTCACGTGAAGAGGATGGATGGACGGTCGTCAAGGTCCGTTCCGGAAACACATCCCCACTCGTTGAAGATGAAAAGGCCGGTATTGAGTTTATTGTTCCAAAGAGCGATGCAAATGAAGTATCATCTGTTATTGAGGATAACGAATTTGACGACTACGTAATGTACCGGAACAAGGTTGGAGGATCGATAATGCTGGTTCTTGAGCTACTTGATCTAGACACGGAAACTGCAATTTCAGTCGCGGGAGACTTTCGAGGTGCAAAAACAAGTCAAATGATTGATCAAATCATTGATCTTGATGAAGTTACATTTCGGCTTTCAAAACTGGACAAGACCGTTGTAGCAGAATTCACGTATGGGCATTACAAGCCATTGATGCCCGTTGACTCTGACAAAGACGGTCCCTAATCGACGATCTTCACTTCTCCGTCTTCGACAATGACATTGACAAGTGATTGAACATCATAATCGATCTCAAAGTCATCAACACCGTCTGCCTTGCGGATTGCAACGATTGTATCGACAATTTCTGCGCCAATTTCATCCTCTAATGCCTGTGTAATAGCCGTCAATGTGCCACCAGTTGAAAGAACATCATCGATGACAAGGACTCGATCACCTTCGTCAACATCGTTAATATACATCTGACTTTCGTCATAGCCTGTCTCTTGGAATAGTTCTACCTCACCTTCGAGGCCGTATTTCTTTTTTCGAATGACGACCATCGGGATGTCGGTCATCATGGATACAGCTGAGGAGATGTGTATTCCCATCGCAGCGGGCGTAACGATCTTATCGATTTGTTCAACATCGGTGCGCTGAATAATACTGACAGCAATTTCTCTGAGCAATTCTGGGCGAACCATTGGAACCCCGTCACTGACTGGATGTACGAAGTACTGGTAACCGTCTTTTTCAACGATCGGGGCATCCTCAAGTGATTCCTCAAGTAAGCGCATGTCTACAGTAGACGATTTATAAGTAATAAATGACCGGTCTCAGAACAGCAATCCATCTCCTGGGCCAAACAGTACCAGCACCATGATGAGAGTGACAATCAAAACGACAATGGCAATGCTTGTTCCAATCCCCGCACGAAGCTGATGATTCTGCTCTTCGACAGGCTTGAGCATCCGTTCACCAATCTGAGTTTGCCGAAGTACCGTTTCAGGGTGGGTTCCAGCGTACATTGCCGCATTAGCACTGCGAACAGCGATCCGATCAACAGCAGCGTATAGTTCGGTGACGCCAACAACCAGACCTCGAGTGCTATAGAAGCTGACCCGGTTGAGAATCCAATCAATATCCGGTACGTGTCCAAGATGATGTAGAGGACTTTTCAGGATAACAAATCCAATCAGACCAGCAGCAGCCAGTGCAAGGCCTTCTAAAACGTGCCCAACAGTGTAGGCTTCGTAATCGACACCAGTTATTGACTCCTCAAGGAGAGGCACGGTGGCGATTGTTTCTGCGCCAGCAACAGGGAGAATTGTGTAGAGTGTATCTGGCCACAGGCCGTAGATAACACAGAGTGCAGCAACACTAACCATTGCAACTGACTGGCCAATGTTTGCATCCTTGACTGTTCCAGCGTACTCGCCTTCGATGAATGCGAAGTAGCCGAGTTTGATAAAGGAAAGGAAGGTACCTACACCTCCAATCATCAGCATCCACCAGAGGGCAGGTTCCCCAAGAACGACATGATAATCAAAGTGGTAGCTAGCCCCATCGAGCACCATTCCTTTTGAGACAAACCCGTTGAATCCGGGGAAACCAGCAATAGATAGCGCTGCAATGGCAAAAGCAATCGCAGTAATTGGCATTGCACGGGCCAGACCGCCGATCTCATCCAGCATCTCTTCGCCAGTTCGATAGATAACAACACCAACAGTCATGAACAGCAACGCCTTGTACAGGATGTGATTGTAGATGTGGGCAAAGGATCCAGCCGTTGCAAGTCCTGCAGTGATACCCACACCAGCGACCATGTATCCAACCTGTGATTGAATGTGATACGAGAGTAGTCGTCGCATGTCGTCCTGTAATAGGGCAGTATATGCGCCGAATATGGCCATTGCACCACCCATGTATGCGATTGCGATGTGACCTTCAGGGAACGCACGGTAAAGCGCATAGACGCCGGTCTTGGTCGTATATACGCACAGGAAGACACTTGCTGCGATATGTGGTCGCGGATAGGTATCAGGAAGCCATGTATGCAGGCCAACGAATGCAACGTTGACACCAATTCCAATGGCAGCAAACAATGCTGGAAGGCCATCTGCAATGCCACCATCTGGGTCAAAGATCAACTGACCAGTAGCAACGAAATGCCAGACGACGGCAGCTAGCAGTAGGCTGCCACCGATGCCGTGTAAAATTGCATATCGATAAGCTGCTCGGATGGCGTCAGCCGTTCCAAAGTGCCAAACGATCAGCGTGCTTGTGACAGCCATTAATTCCCAGAAAATCACAAGTGTAAGCCAGTCACCGCCGAAGACAGCGCCTAGACTTGAGGCAACATAGAACAGCGCAAAGGAAGTCTGCACCCGGGGAGCTTCACTGTACCATGAATAAAGCACGGCAGCAGCTCCAATGATCCCAAAGACGAGACCCATAATTCGGGTAAATTCATCAACAGTGTACAGTTCAGCCTCGAAAACAGCGAATAGCTCAACACTTGCATGTACGCCATCAGGTACTTGCCACGAAACAAGCGTGACGAGTAACATTGCAACGACTCCGAGCGCGTGACCAATCGATCGTGGTAGTCGCCACATCAGAATAGCCGCAATGAGGATGATCAGTGCTGGATGAGCAACCGTCAGTAGACTTTCAGATATCATGATGAAAACACCTCCATAAGATCTTGGCCAGTACGATCTTCGGCTACTTCGATGGCAAGCTCAAGGAAACCAACAGAGCCTGGGATAACACCGAGGATGACGGCCCCGATCGCAATTGCAGTGATTGGCATAAGCATCAGCCATGTCGTTTCGTTCCATGGCTGACGGCGTTCCCAGCCACCTGGCGGTGGACCGCCATGATGGGCATGTCCATCATCCGCATGTGTATCGCCAGCACCAGCGAGTGGGTCCTCTTCGACATGTTTCACCTCAGCGTCGCTTGGATGATGGTCAACCGCATATCCATGATCCTCAGAGTCCCACTCATCATCGTCCGGTTTGGGCGTTTGTTTGCCACCATCAGTATGAGCCTCCTGCTCATTGGTATGGTATGATTTGTAGAGTCCGCCGAGTTTGTTCTCAATAAGCGGCTTTGCCTCGTGATTGTCTTCTGATTCGAAGAAGGCTGTGTAGATAATTGGCCAGAAGTACGCGATGTTCAGGACACCAGATACGATCAATGCCATGGCAAAGATGATACCAGCAAAGTGCGCCTCAACAGTCGTTGCCTGGAACAGCGTCGTCTGTCCTTCCATGCCGACAGCTCCAATAACCATGTAGAACTTGCTGACAAATCCAGCAATTAGCGGTATGCCAGCCATTCCAGCGGCAGCAACACCGAATGCTGAGAGGGTTAACGGCATTCGTTTTCCGATGCCGGCCATATTCGAAATATAGTCAGTATGCGTTGCAACATGGATTGCACCTGCACAGAAGAACAGTGTGAGTTTCATGAATGCGTGTGCTGGGATGTGTAATAATCCACCGACAATACCGTATGGTGTCAGGAGTGCAATACCCATGATAATATATGAGAGCTGGCTTGCAGTCGAATAAGCGAGACGACGTTTGAGGTGATCTTTTCGAAGTGCAATAAGTGATGCTGCAAGGAAGCTGAATGCTGCCAGTGCGGCCAATGGGATATGCATTCCAAGTTCCATTGCAAGGTCCGGCTCAAATACATCAAGAACTGTGCGGGAAACACCAAATGCACCAGTTTTCACGACCGCGACCGCGTGAAGGAGACCAGAGACTGGCGTTGGTGCGACCATTGCGTCCGGAAGCCATGAGTGCAATGGCATGATAGCTGCCTTGGCTCCAAAACCAAGCGCAAGGAAGGCAAATGCCACCTGTGCATACAGGGGCTCAGCCTCAGCCAGATGCTGTGCAGTCTCACCGAAGGTGACTGTTGCCTCACTGCCGTATGCATTTGTCAGCCAGAAGACAATGGCTGTACCACCTAGGACAAGGAATCCACCACCAAGGAACGTGTACAGAAGGTATTTACGACCAGCATCCCGGGCTTCCTTGGTCTCATCGTGTGCAACAAGCGGATAGGTTACAACAGAGAGCAACTCATAGAAGATGAATATCACAAGTAGGTTTTCAGCAAATGCGACGCCGATTGCAGTCGACAATGAAGCTGCGAACGCAGCGAAGAACCGAGTTTGTCCGTGTTCATTCAGTCCTCGCATGTAGCCGGCTGTATAGAAGGCCGTAAAGATCCACAGGAAGCTTGAAAGCAAGGCAAATACCATTCCGAGAGTATCAACCCGGAGTGCAAATTCAATTCCAAAGACAAACTCACCGAGTGTCCAGCGGTATGTTTCACCACCAAGTACCCCGGGAAGCATGCTAAGAATCAGTCCAAACTTGGTCAACGCAGCCAAGACAGACCATGTTTCACGAACATTCGGATATCGATACGAGGCGACAATGAGTGCAACAGCAATCGCCGAAACAAGAACAGCAGCGATTGGTCGCGGATCGCCTTCACCAATCAGTGTCCATGCAGATAAATCCAAGAATACTGGTTCAATCATCGTTGATCACCTCCGAAAGATCGGCACCAATGACGGGGTCAGATTGCTCTGCTGCGGTAACAACTGGATCAAGCAGCTCAGCAAAAGTTGCACCGTAAAACCCGAGGATGAGGGTAAGGACGGCAGTGCCAACGGCCAGTAAATACATACCAGCTGAAGCACCACTGCCGTCAGTTCTTGGGCCACCATCGGTCACCGCGTGAGCGACAGAGCTTGGCTCAGCATACGATGGAGCATCGTGTGGCAAGTAATCGAAGTATAGCTTCTCAAGCAGACGTGCGATGTAGAGCAGCGACAGCAGTGTACTTGCGAAGACAACAAAGACAATGGTCCACAGCTGTGTTTCAGCAGCGCCAATGGCGATATACCACTTCCCAACGAAGCCAAGCGTTGGTGGAACTCCGACGATACCAAAGCCGAGAATAGCAATGCTCCCGGCGAGGAACGGCCGTCGTTTGGCCAAACCAGCATATTCACCGATTTTGCGGGCACCTTCTCCAGCAGCAAGAGCACCAGCGGTGGCAAAGAGTCCGCCCTTAATGACCGCGTGTGCAGCAAGATGGATGATTGCGCCATAGATTGCATACCGCGCTGCAGCCTGACTTGCATCGGGATGAACGGCAAGTCCAAAGGCGATGATAATCAGCCCAAACTGGGCGACTGAAGAGTAAGCGAGCAGGCGCTTAACCTTGCTCTGTGCGGCTGCCAGCGCACTCCCAACGATAACGCTAACACCAGCAACAAGAAGGACCGCTTCAATTGCCAGTGGTGTTTCCGCGAAGAACTCAGGGGTAAACACATTCAGAGAGATGCGTCCAAAGGCGTATGCGGCAGATGTCGAGACTAGTGCTGAAACATAGATTGTCACCGCATCAGGAGCACGGTCGTAAGCATCAGGCTGCCACGTGTGCAGTGGGAATATGGCCGCCTTCACAAGCAGTCCAGCCGCGATAAAGGCAAACCCAGCAAGGACAAGGGGATCAGTATACAGAGCACTGTCAATCCATTCTGGTTCGCCAGCCAGAGACCGGGAAACATCGACCATGTTGAGTGTCCCTGTTCGGACATAGATGTAGCCAACACCCACGAGATACAGGGACGCACCGATTGTTCCAATAATCAGGTATTTTAGCGAAGCGACAGCGGATCCAGCTGACCTGTTACTGGCAATGAGAGCGTATGTAGCTAGTCCGGTAATCTCAAGGAAAACAAAGAGGTTGAATAGGTCACCAGTAAGAACGACACCCATCAGGCCACCGGTTAACAGCAAGTATCCAGCATAGAACACATCACTTCGGGGGCCACCCTTACGAGAGAATGCAAGAACAGCTAACGCAACAAGGGCAACAAGGAAGACGACAACAGCCGACAATTGATCGGCAATAAGCTCAATACCGACAATGAAGCCCTCTTCAGAGACACGACCAAACGATTCCCCACCGAGGACGTGTGCAATGCGTTCTTCTTGGATATAGACGGTGTAAGCAAGCGCGACGGCAACGATTGCTTCAACCACCAGAACGATTGCTGCTAGTGGCCAGCCGATCCGCTGTTTAAACAGTGTTGCTGCAAATGGAAGTGTCGCACCGATAATTGGGATGATGACCAGTAGTGCGGGCAATAAGTTCCCCGGGATCAGCTCATTCATCAGAATACACCTCCATCAAGACGTCTTCTCGAAGCGTTCCGTAATCCGAGTAAATCCGGACGACGAGTGCGAGTCCAACTGCGGTAAGGGCAACACCAACAACAATTGCAGTCAGGACAATCACGTGCGGAAGCGGACTGGCGAATGGATCGTACGCCTGTGCAGATTCTGGAATGACTGGCACAGATCCATCAGCAACGTACGCTGTGGTAACAAAGAAAAGAAACACACCGGTCTGGAAGATGTTCAGGCCGATAATCTTTTTTACCAGATTTTCACTGGCAATTGCCATGTACAATCCAAGCGTTAGGATAATTGCAAAGAGTAAATACGTGTATTGGCTTGTAATAAGTGTTTCAACAGTTTCAATCATCGTCGTTCACCTCCTCTTCTGGGGATTCAAATGCGACCCATGAGTCGTCATGGGACCATCGATCCTCGCTTGCACGCGATCCAGCGGCGATAGCGAAGAATAAGCCGATAACAACACCAGCAACAATTGGGGCAACCCCGCCGATTTCAATCGCTTCAAGACCCCATTTTGTGTTGATGCCGAATTCAGCCTCGAAGAACGGATGCTCAAGGAAGCTTCCGCCATACAGCATCGGGATGAGTCCGATAAGTGCAAAGACTGCCGTTCCACCGCCAGCGAGAACAACAATCGTACGGTTGTGCAGCCAGTCACGAGTGGGTTCAATCCCGAATGCAAATGCAATCATTAGGATTGAAGCACCGATAATGGCACCACCTTGGAAGCTACCCCCTGGCGTATCAGCTCCATGGAACATGAGGAACAATCCATAGGTTAGCGAGAATACAGCGATGATCCGAACAGTCGACATAATGACGGGACTCTCAACATAGGCGTGTTCCTCACGGATTGGATCACGGTCGTCGCTACTCACGGGTAAACACCTCCGAGCGGAGGACAATAAGTG
This portion of the Salinarchaeum sp. IM2453 genome encodes:
- a CDS encoding proton-conducting transporter membrane subunit, whose amino-acid sequence is MIEPVFLDLSAWTLIGEGDPRPIAAVLVSAIAVALIVASYRYPNVRETWSVLAALTKFGLILSMLPGVLGGETYRWTLGEFVFGIEFALRVDTLGMVFALLSSFLWIFTAFYTAGYMRGLNEHGQTRFFAAFAASLSTAIGVAFAENLLVIFIFYELLSVVTYPLVAHDETKEARDAGRKYLLYTFLGGGFLVLGGTAIVFWLTNAYGSEATVTFGETAQHLAEAEPLYAQVAFAFLALGFGAKAAIMPLHSWLPDAMVAPTPVSGLLHAVAVVKTGAFGVSRTVLDVFEPDLAMELGMHIPLAALAAFSFLAASLIALRKDHLKRRLAYSTASQLSYIIMGIALLTPYGIVGGLLHIPAHAFMKLTLFFCAGAIHVATHTDYISNMAGIGKRMPLTLSAFGVAAAGMAGIPLIAGFVSKFYMVIGAVGMEGQTTLFQATTVEAHFAGIIFAMALIVSGVLNIAYFWPIIYTAFFESEDNHEAKPLIENKLGGLYKSYHTNEQEAHTDGGKQTPKPDDDEWDSEDHGYAVDHHPSDAEVKHVEEDPLAGAGDTHADDGHAHHGGPPPGGWERRQPWNETTWLMLMPITAIAIGAVILGVIPGSVGFLELAIEVAEDRTGQDLMEVFSS
- a CDS encoding Na(+)/H(+) antiporter subunit D → MISESLLTVAHPALIILIAAILMWRLPRSIGHALGVVAMLLVTLVSWQVPDGVHASVELFAVFEAELYTVDEFTRIMGLVFGIIGAAAVLYSWYSEAPRVQTSFALFYVASSLGAVFGGDWLTLVIFWELMAVTSTLIVWHFGTADAIRAAYRYAILHGIGGSLLLAAVVWHFVATGQLIFDPDGGIADGLPALFAAIGIGVNVAFVGLHTWLPDTYPRPHIAASVFLCVYTTKTGVYALYRAFPEGHIAIAYMGGAMAIFGAYTALLQDDMRRLLSYHIQSQVGYMVAGVGITAGLATAGSFAHIYNHILYKALLFMTVGVVIYRTGEEMLDEIGGLARAMPITAIAFAIAALSIAGFPGFNGFVSKGMVLDGASYHFDYHVVLGEPALWWMLMIGGVGTFLSFIKLGYFAFIEGEYAGTVKDANIGQSVAMVSVAALCVIYGLWPDTLYTILPVAGAETIATVPLLEESITGVDYEAYTVGHVLEGLALAAAGLIGFVILKSPLHHLGHVPDIDWILNRVSFYSTRGLVVGVTELYAAVDRIAVRSANAAMYAGTHPETVLRQTQIGERMLKPVEEQNHQLRAGIGTSIAIVVLIVTLIMVLVLFGPGDGLLF
- a CDS encoding MnhB domain-containing protein, with product MSSDDRDPIREEHAYVESPVIMSTVRIIAVFSLTYGLFLMFHGADTPGGSFQGGAIIGASILMIAFAFGIEPTRDWLHNRTIVVLAGGGTAVFALIGLIPMLYGGSFLEHPFFEAEFGINTKWGLEAIEIGGVAPIVAGVVIGLFFAIAAGSRASEDRWSHDDSWVAFESPEEEVNDDD
- a CDS encoding proton-conducting transporter membrane subunit yields the protein MNELIPGNLLPALLVIIPIIGATLPFAATLFKQRIGWPLAAIVLVVEAIVAVALAYTVYIQEERIAHVLGGESFGRVSEEGFIVGIELIADQLSAVVVFLVALVALAVLAFSRKGGPRSDVFYAGYLLLTGGLMGVVLTGDLFNLFVFLEITGLATYALIASNRSAGSAVASLKYLIIGTIGASLYLVGVGYIYVRTGTLNMVDVSRSLAGEPEWIDSALYTDPLVLAGFAFIAAGLLVKAAIFPLHTWQPDAYDRAPDAVTIYVSALVSTSAAYAFGRISLNVFTPEFFAETPLAIEAVLLVAGVSVIVGSALAAAQSKVKRLLAYSSVAQFGLIIIAFGLAVHPDASQAAARYAIYGAIIHLAAHAVIKGGLFATAGALAAGEGARKIGEYAGLAKRRPFLAGSIAILGFGIVGVPPTLGFVGKWYIAIGAAETQLWTIVFVVFASTLLSLLYIARLLEKLYFDYLPHDAPSYAEPSSVAHAVTDGGPRTDGSGASAGMYLLAVGTAVLTLILGFYGATFAELLDPVVTAAEQSDPVIGADLSEVINDD
- a CDS encoding cation:proton antiporter subunit C, with the translated sequence MIETVETLITSQYTYLLFAIILTLGLYMAIASENLVKKIIGLNIFQTGVFLFFVTTAYVADGSVPVIPESAQAYDPFASPLPHVIVLTAIVVGVALTAVGLALVVRIYSDYGTLREDVLMEVYSDE
- the hpt gene encoding hypoxanthine/guanine phosphoribosyltransferase, which encodes MRLLEESLEDAPIVEKDGYQYFVHPVSDGVPMVRPELLREIAVSIIQRTDVEQIDKIVTPAAMGIHISSAVSMMTDIPMVVIRKKKYGLEGEVELFQETGYDESQMYINDVDEGDRVLVIDDVLSTGGTLTAITQALEDEIGAEIVDTIVAIRKADGVDDFEIDYDVQSLVNVIVEDGEVKIVD